The DNA segment GACCAGCTCGCCTTCTTCCGCTTGGCGGGGGAGGAAGGGCTGACGGCCATCGAGGAACTGGCCCCCCGCGTCCAGAAGGTGTCCTGCTCGCCGGATCTGAAGCGGCTGGTGGTGGAGTTCAGCTACTACCATCCCTGGCCCCAGTGGCTGCCCGTCCTGACGCGGCTTCTCCGCCACGACAAGGATCTGGCGCTGTTCGAGACGGGGGCCCGCGCCGTGGGTCGGATGCGCACACCCGCCTCCCTCGCCGCCCTCAAGGAGCTGGCCCTGGGCCGGGCCACCGCGGGCTTCCGCGAAGCGGTCGAGACGGTGCTCCTCGAAGCCGATCCCGCCGAGGCCTTCCAGCACCATTTCTCGCGCCTTCTCCAGGGCAGCGCCCAGCCTTCCGAAGCCAATGAAGGCGCCCACCAGCTCGCCAAGCTCCTCACCGCGGACAGCCTCGAACCCCTCAAGAGCGCCGCGGCCCACCCCGATCCGCTGGTGTTCCGCCACGCCCTGCGCCTGCTGGGCCAGGTGCCCTCCGACGACGCGGCCGGCTGCCTGCTGGACCTCTTCCGCGAGGCCCACCGCGAGGCCCTGGAAGAGCGTGAAGTCCGGGCCCTCTTCAACGCCTACCGTTCCCTTCCGCGGGCCGAAGTGCTGGAAAAGGCCCGCCAGGCCCTCGCCCTTCACCAGCAGGAGCGCCAACCCCAGGCCGCCGCCGACCTGGCCTCCCAGGAGCCGGAGCGCCTGCCCGGCGCTCTCGCGGCCATCCGCGCCTCGGAACCGGGCCGCCTGGGAATGTTCCTCGTCGACACCGTCGCCGCCGCCCTGGAGGAAAAGCCCGCGGTTCTCGGCCGCCACCTGGGCCAGGCCGGCGATTCCGCCGTGCAGCGGGCCCGGCGCCTGGACTTCACTCTGGATACCGCCGCCCAAGGCCTGGCCGCGCTCGCCGTGGAGGGTCGGATCGGGAGGGAGCACCTGCTGGAGCCCTTCGCCGAGTCCCTCCGACAGGCCACCGGTCATGCGGGCGTCGCTGCCGCCCTCGCCCGCCTCGTTTCTCCCTCGTCGGAAGCCCTCCTGGACCTGCTGCTGGACCTGTCGGACGGCGCCCTCCGCAGCGCGGCGCTGGAGGTTCTCGGCGAACGGAAGGATCCGGAACTCCGGCCGGCGCTTCTGAAGGCCCGGAAGGACGCCATCACCGATCTCGCGGACCGCAGCCTCTGGCACCTGGGCCAATTGCCCGATCCCGAAGGCGCGGCGCGGGCGTTCCTGGCGGATCCCGAGGATCTGCTCATGGGGCTTCGCTTCACCGCGATGCACCGCCTGGAGGCCCTCGTGCCTGATCTCCTGGCCCTCGCCGCGACCAACTCCCGGGAAACCGTCCTCCTCGCCGTCCTCGAAGCCCTCGGCGCGATCGGTTCCACCCAGGCCGTGGAGCCGCTGCTGGAACTGCTCCATTCGGGACAGGCCCCCCGGATCCAGCTCGGGTTGGCAGAGGCCCTGCGGAACCTCGGCGATCCCTCCGCCGCCCTGGCCCTCTCCGGAAAAGCGGCGGAATTGAACATCTCCCTTCTGCACGCCGTGGCCGTGGAAGCGTTGGTACAGGCCCACGGTCCGCACGCGCCCCTGCCCCACGACGCGTCGGGCGCCCTGCTCCGGGCCGTCCACGGCGGCTGGGCCGACCGGCATCCGTGGCCCCTCCGCCGCCGCATCGCCGACGCCCTGCTCTCCCTCCACGCGGCGGACGAGAACCTGTGGCCGGAGCTGTCCGACCTGCTCCAGGCCACCCTCGCGAAGAAGCACGCGCCCGGCGAAGTCGCCCTGGAGGATCTCGTGCACCTCCAGTCCTGCGCCCGCGCCCTGGCCCAGCTCGCCTCCGCCTGACCTCGACAGGCGCGCCCTCCCAGGGCATCCTCCGGACGGAGGATTCCATGGAACGCTTGGACGGTCCCGAACTGGTGGCGCTGGTGCGGCGGGTGTTCCAGCCCCGGCCCGGCGAAGCGGCCCTGGCCATCCTCGTGGACCTGCCGGACGCCCAGGTTCGCGACGACGCCGCCTGGGCCGTGCGCCGCGCCATCGCCCAGGACTGGGCCGCGCAGTTGTCCGCCCACCGCGCCGAACTCGGTATGGACACGCGCCTGGCCGTCTATCCCAACGTCCACACCAACAACGGAGAACTGCCCGAGCGGGCCTGGTTCCACGCCGGCGGCCCCCTGCCCTCAGCGGATGCGCTGGATCCGGCAGCCTCGGTGAGTTTCGCCGACCTCTACGCCACCCATCCCATCCTCATCGCCCTCACCAAGTTCTCCGCCACCGCGCCCTTGAAGATGGCCGCGAAGAAGCACCCCATCCGCGCCGCCACCATGCCCGGCTTCGGCGTCGACATGATCCCCGCCCTGCGCCTGGACTACACCGAAGTGAACCGGCGGGTGGAGCTCCTGAAGGACCTGCTGGACCGAGCCGAGGGCGCCGATTTCCGGTTCGAGACCCCCGACGGCCCCTGCGCCCTGCACGTGGACCTCCGCCACCGCGCGGGCCACGCCTCCGGCGGGCTGCTTCCCAACCCCGGCACCGCCGGAAACCTGCCCTCCGGCGAAGCCTACATCGTCCCCTACGAGGGCGAGCTCGCCGGCGATCCCAGCCGCACCGCGGGCATCATGCCCGTCCAGTTCGGCAGCGAAATCGTCCGCTACCGCATCGAAGGAAACAAGGCGGTGGCAGTGATCTCCGAAGGCCCCAAATCCCGAGAAGAAGCCACCCACCTCGCGGAGGAGCCCACCTACGGCAACCTCGCCGAACTGGGCCTCGGCGTCCTCGCCGCCTTCGGAATCAAACCCATCGGCGAGATCCTCCTGGACGAAAAATTGGGCCTACATCTCGCCTTCGGCCGCAGCGACCACTTCGGCGGCCAAGTCGGACCCAAGGACTTCAGCAGTCTAGAGGCCGTCATCCACATCGATCGCGTCTACGTGCCTGAGACTCAGCCGGATGTGAAGGTAGTGTCCGTAAACCTCCAGATGACGGACGGGAACGACACGCTGCTCATGAGGGAGGGAAATTACGCAGTGGAATTCTGAACTTTTCTACATTCACCCCAATCACCTCCACAGCCTCATCGATCGAGGCCCTTGTAATTAAGGGCTCGTTCATCATGAAAGCCCCACCCTCTCTGGGCGGATATCAAGCCGGAGGTAATTTTTTTCAGTTTCTTTAAAAGCAATCCTACCGCTTGGGATACGTCGGAATCGCCGGGAAACTCGGCGTCGGGTTCTCCTTCAACTGCTTCAACAGGGTTTCGATTCCCGTTTCCAGCTGCCGATCCTGCCCCTTCATCAGGCTGGCCGGATCGTTCTCCACGAGGAGGTCGGGGTCGGCGCCGTGGTTTTCCACCCACCACTGGCCTTCCTTGCCGTAGAAGCCGTTGTTGCTCTGCTCGACGCGGCCACCGTCCAGGGTGAACTGGGTGTTGATGATGCCAACGAGGCCGCCCCAGCTGGGGACGCCCACGATGGTGCCGAGGTTGCGGGCCTTGACGTGCATGAGGAAGGCCTCGCCGTCGCTGCCGTTCTGCTCGTTGGTGAGGAAGACGTAGCGGCCATCGGAGGCGGTGCCGGGGTAGCGGAAGGGGCCCATGCCACGCAGCACGTTGAAGCCCGCCTGCTTGCGCTCCAGCTTGTCGATCATGAAGTACTCGGTCCACCCGCCGCCGTTGCCGCGCACGTCGACCACGATGCCTTTCTTGTAGCGGAACGCGCGCCAGTACTTGTCGAACTGGCCGATGTTCTGGTCGCCCATGGCGGTGATGTGCATGTAACCGAGCTGGCCGTGGGAGGCCTTGTCCACAGCGGCGACGTTGTCCGCCACCCAGCGCTCGTAGCGCAGGCTCGAATCGCTGACGACGGGCTCCACCTCCACCGTCCGCGCCCCTTCCATCGTGGGCTTCGCGTTCACGGTGAGCGTCACCTTCTGGCCTTTGATCACCTGGAGGCGCGCGCTCACGGCTTCCGGCGCCTTCAGCGGCTTCCCGTCGATGGCGAGGAGATACTCGCCTTCCTTCACTTTGGGACCACCGTCGGCGAGGGGCGCCTTGAGGTCCCGCGCCAAGGCTGTGGGACCGTACACCCGGGCGAAGCGGTAGACGCCGTTCTCGGCGCGGAAATCAGCCCCCAGAAGACCGGTGTACACCGGACTGGGCGCCGGCCGGGCGGGCCCGAAATCGCCGCCGGATACGTAGGTGTGGCTCACGTTCAGCTCCCCCACCATCTGGCTCAGCAGCCAGTTCAGTTCCTGGCGCGAATTCAGCTCGGGCAGCCACGCGCGGAATTTGGCGCCGATGGCCTCCCAGTCGTTGCCGTTCATGGTGGGGGACCAGAAGAAGTCCCGATACCACCGCCAGGTGTCCTCGAAAATCTGCTTCCACTCCGCCCGGGGATCGGCGGTCAGGGTCATGCGTTCCAGGTCGAGCTTTTCCGGCAGCGCTTTGGACGCGAACACCGCCGCGGCTTCGCCCGCGTGGAAATCCGGCCCCTTGCGGAGAAGCAGCCGCTTCCCGTCGGCGTCGAAGGTCCAGTCGCTGACGGGCTCCGCCAGCACCGCTTCCGGGTTCTTCTTGGCGGAAACGTCGTAGAGGTGCACCTTCCACTTGGCGGCGCCCCGGGGCGCGTAGAACTCCTCCACCACGCTGTCGTCCCAGCCTTCGGTCTCGTCCCAACCGACCATCCCCCGGCCGGCTTTGAGGTGGAAGTAGTTCCCGGCCTTCACGGGCAGCGGCGCGATGCGGTCGGACAGGCCCGCCACGTCGATGCGGAAGGGCGCCGACGCCTTGTCATCGCCCGCCTTCAGCTTCACGGCCATGACCTGGACGGGCGTGGGCTGGATATGGTTGTCCTGGCTGGGGTCCAGCCGCGTCTGGAAATTGCTGTAGCTGAGGAAGTAGAGCGTGCTTCCGTCCAGGTCGAAGCGGGGATCGACGCAGTCGTAGAACCCATCCGTCAGGGCAACCTTCTGCTTGGTGGCGAGATTGAAGAGGACGATGCGGCCGTTGCGGCTGGGCTCCACCAGGGAATAGGCCACCCACTGCGAATCCGGCGACCAGGCGTAGTCGCTCACCTCCCAGGTGAACTGGTCGTTCTTGAGGTCGTGGAACTCGTCCACCTTCGTCAGTTTCTTGGTGGCGAGGTCCAGGACGTGGATGGCGAAGCTCTTGTCGCCGAACAGGAGTTTCGTCCCGTCCGGGCTCCACTCCAGGTGGTAGAGCGCGGTCTTGAGGCCCGTGGGAATGCGCTCCGCGGAACCGCCCTCGGCGGGCTGAACGTAGAGGTCGTATTCCCCGCTGGCGTCGCTGAAGTAGGCCACGCGCTTGCCGTCGGGCGATAGGCGGGAGAAGCGCTCGCGGGTTCCCGGCGTCTGCGTGAGATTCTTCGCGGGCTTGGAGGCGTCCGTCGGCAGAAGGAAGACCTCGCCCCGGGCCTCGAAGACCGCGGTGCCGCCCACCAGGCTCATGGACTGGATCCAGTCCTTGGGATTGAGGGGGCGCGGCGCGGCCTTCCACCCGTCGCTGGCCGCGGTGACGGGCACGGGGCGCACCGATTTCGTGGCGAGATCCAGGGCCTGGAGCCGGCCCCCCTGGACGAAGACCACGGTCCGCCCGTCCGTGCTGGGCTGCTGGATGTCGAAGTCCTTCAAGTCCGTGAGCTGCTCCACGGCCCTGGTGGCGGGGTCCACGGCATAGAGGTTGGTGATGCCGCCGGCCCCGCGGTCGGACTCGAAGACCACCTTGTCCCCCGCCCAGATGGGGGCGCCGTTGCGGCCCACGTAGTCCGTGAGCTTCGTGAAGCCGCCGGTCTTCAGGTCCGCCAGCCACAGGTCCTGATGGCGGCCGCCCTTGTAGCGCTTCCAGTAGTACTCCACCACGCCCTTGGTGCTATAGGCCAGGCGCTGGCCGTCGGGCGCGAGGGTGCCCTGCACGCCCCGGGGCACGGCCAGGGCTTCGGGCTCGTGGCCGTCCAGATCCACGGTGAACAGCCGTTCGACGGGACGGAAATCGTAGCCGCCGAGGGACTTGAACACGATCTTGCGGCTGTCCGGGCTCCAGCCCTGCACCGTGACCGAACCGGTCCAGGTAAGACGCTTCGGCGCGCCGCCCTCCGCGGGCATGACGTAGGCCTCGGTGGCGCCGCCGTACTGAGCGCTGAAAGCGATCCACTTGCCGTCGGGGCTGAAGCGGGCCGCGGTTTCCAGCCCGGGATGGGTGGTGAGGCGCCGAGCGGGACCGCCCTTGAGGGAGCCCAGCCAGAGGTCGTCCTCCCACGTGAACACCACGCGATCGCCGTTCACATCGGGCGAGCTGACGAAGCGTGGAGCGCGGTCCTGGGCCACCAGAGCGAAGGCCACGAACGCGAGGGCGGAGGCGCGGAAGGTCGACATCAAAGACTCCGGAGAGGGTGCGTCATCATACCTCGTGTAACGAGGAACAAAAAGCCAAGCAACCGCGAAAGGCGCGAATGGACGCGAAAAAGGCAAATACAGGCTCTTCTTTCGCGAATTTTCGCGCCTTTCGCGGTTCCTAGAAGAGCTTCCCGACGAGCGCCGCGAGGGCGGTTTCGGTGCGGAGGATGCGGGGGCCGAGGTCCAGGGGGCGCAGGCCCGCTTCCAGGAGGCTTTTGATCTCGGCGTCGATCCAGCCGCCTTCGGGGCCGATGGCCAGGGTGACGGGCCCGGTCAAGGGGCCGGGCACGGAGCCGCCTCCGCCGGGATGCGCCAGCAGGGCCGTTCCCCCGTCGAGGAGGCCGGGCAGCTCGTCCTCCACGAAGGGGCGGAACAGCCGCGCCAGGCGCAGCTCCGGCAGGGCGGTGTCTTTGGCCTGCTCCAGGCCCAGGATCAGCTGCTCGCACAGGTTCTCGGGCTTCATCCGGGGGCTGGCCCAGTAGGCCTTCTCCACCTTCCAGGCATTGAGCAGGACGATGCGGGCCGCGCCCAGGCTGGCGGCAGCGGCGACCACGCGGTTCAGCACCTTCGGGCGCGGCACGGCGATCACCAGCGTCAACGGCAGCTTCGGGGGCGGCTCGCGGTCCAGCTCCAGCGCGAGTTCCAGGGCCTCGTCATTCAGGTGCACCACCCTGCCCTGGCCCATCCTCCCGCCGAGGACTCCCACCGCCAAGTCATTCCCCGCCTTCGCGCGGTGGACGTCCCGCACGTGCCGCAGCCGGCGGCCCGCCAGGCGCGCGCGATCCGGAGCGATCAGATCCTCGGGCAGCAGCAGGACCAGGTTCAAGGGCGCGGCTTCCGCTTGGACTTCACGCGGAAGGCCACCGCCACGGCCTTGGCCATCCACGGGGCGAGCTGATCCGGATCCTCCAGCACCTCCGCCGGCAGCTCGTAGTACTGCATGGGCTTGGCGGGATCGCCGAAGGGCAGGAAGGGTCCCATGCCCGCCGCCTCGAAGTCCGGACGGTTGGTGTCGTCCACTTTGAAGTAGAGCGTGTCGCCGGCCGCCAGGGCGAAGGCCCGGCCCTCCACGAAAAAGGTCAGCCCGCCGAACATGGGCCGCGTGGTGACGGGGCGGACCTGGCCCAACTGCTCCAGGAGGTATGTGCGGAAGCTCACGGAAACGGCCATGGGGACCATGCTACCTTCCCGAGGACCCGCCGGCGCGCCCGGCCTTTTTGACAGGAACCGCCATGCGGATCGAGACCCTCGACGACCTGCTCCGCGCCGTGAAGGATCGCCCCCGCAAGCGCCTGGCGGTGGCCTGGGCCAACGACGCCCACACCCTGGAGGCGGTGAACGCGGCGGTGGAGGCGGGGCTGGTGGAGGCCATCCTGGTGGGCGATCAGGCCGTCATGGAGAAGGTCTGCGCCGAACTCGGCCTTCCGACGGAGCGCTTCCGGATGGTCCATGTTCCCGTCGATACGGAAGCGGCGACCCGCGCCGTGGCGCTGATCCATTCGGGCGAGGCGGACTTGCTAATGAAGGGCCTCCTGAGCACGGACAAGTACATGAGGGCCATCCTGAACAAGGAACAGGGCCTGCTTCCGCCCGGCGCCATCCTCAGCCACGTGACGGTGATGGAGCACCCGGGCCACGCCAAGCTGCTCATCGCCGGGGACGTGGCGGTGATCCCGGAGCCCGAGCTCAAGGAGAAGGTCGCCATCCTGGGCTACCTCGTCCGGACCGCGAAGGCCCTGGGCATCGCCACGCCCAAGGTGGCCGTCCTGTCCGCCACGGAGCAGGTGCAGCCCAAGTTGCGCTCCAGCGCCGAAGCGGCCCTCATCTCGAAGATGGCGGAGCGCGGCCAGATCACCGGCGCGCTGGTGGACGGCCCCATGGCCCTGGACGGCGCCATCGACCCCGAGGCCGCCCGAATCAAGGGCATGGGCGGGCCCGTCGCCGGCGACGCGGATTGCCTCCTCTTCCCCAACCTGGATTCGGGCAACACCTTCTACAAGGCCGGCACCAAGCTCGGCGGCGCCGAGATCGCGGCCGTCGTCGCTGGCGCCAAGGTCCCCTGCGTCCTCAGCAGCCGCGGCGACACCGCCAAGACCAAGCTCAGCTCCATCGCCCTGGCAGCCCTGCTGGCCTGAGGAGGCCCCATGAAGCCCCTCGACGCTGCCGCCGTGGACGCCGCCATCACGGGCCGAAGGTCGATCCGCGCCTTCCTGCCCACGCCGGTTCCCAAAGCTGTGGTGGAAGAGATCCTGGAAGTCGCCTCGCGGGCGCCCTCCGGCACGAACATCCAGCCCTGGCAGGTCCACGTCCTGATGGGAGCCACTCGACAGCGGTTGTCCGATCGGATCCTCGCGATCTACGCCGATCCCGCCCAGCTCGCGCAGCACGAGCGGGAGTACGACTACTACCCCAAGGAATGGACCTCCCCCTACCTCGACCGCCGCCGGAAGGTGGGCTGGGACCTGTACGGCCTCCTCGGCATCGAGAAGACGGACAAGGCCCGGATGCACGACCAGCACGGGCGAAACTACCGCTTCTTCGACGCGCCGGTGGGCCTGATCTTCACCATCGACCGGAGCCTCGCCCTGGGAAGCTGGCTCGATTACGGCATGTTCCTCCAGAACATCATGGTGGCGGCCCGCGCCCGAGGCCTCGACACCTGCCCCCAGGCGGCCTTCACCCAGTTCCACCGCGTCATCGCCGAGGAACTGGCCCTGGCGCCGAACCAGATGGTGGTCTGCGGTATGGCCCTGGGCCACGCCGACTCCGACGCCGTCGAGAACACCCTTGTCACCGAACGCGCGCCCATCTCGGAATTCGCGCGGTTTCATGGAGAATGAAGACTGAAAAGCTGTAACCGCAGATGGCACAGATGACGCAGAAGCGGCTCCGGGTCTGGAGATTCACACGGGTTCCAGATCGGTACCCATCTGCGCTATCTGCGTAATCTGCGGTTTCAACTTTTCTTCTTCCGCCTGGTCCGCGTGAGCGAGTTCGCGGGGTTTTACGGGGATTGAAGGTGAGAAGAGGATTTTAAAAGCGGAGGGGAGCAGAGGAAAAACGGAGGAAAGCAGAGAAAGATCTTTTTCCGCGCTCCTCCGCTTTACCTCAGTTCTCCTCCGCTTTTAGCCTTCTTGCGGCGGATAGTCCTGCGCGGTCTCGCGGCCGGAGAGGACGCGCAGCGCGCCCTTCGCGAGGGCGGCCATTTCGTTCTCGCCGGGGTACACCTGCACTTCGCAGCCCAGGGCGGCCGTGAGGCGGCGCAGCTCGGCCACCAGCTTGGACGAGCGGGCCATCCCCCCGGTGAGCAGGACGGCGTCCACGGGCTCGCCGTCGAAGGCGGGGAGCAGGGCCGTGATGCCCTTGGCGACCTGGTAGGCCAGGGCCTCCCACACCAGCGTGGCTTCGGGGTCGCCGGCGTCCACGCGGCGCTCCACCTCGCGCATGTCGGCGGTACCCAACAGATCGATGATCCCGCCGCGGCCCTTGTTCAGCAGCTTCAACTCGCCCTTGGTGTACTTGCCGGAGAAGCACAGGTCGATGAGCTGGCCCGCGGGCAGCGTGCCGCTGCGCTGGGGGGAGAACGGCCCTTCGCCATCCAGGCCGTTGTTCACGTCGATGTAGCGGCCCTTGCGGTGGGCACCCACCGTGATCCCGCCGCCCATGTGGGCCACGATGACATTGATCCGCTCGTAGAAAGTCTCGCGCCCCTCGGCGTAGCGCCGGGCCGTGGCGATCTGGTTGAGGGCGTGGCTGACCACCCGGCGGGGCAGTTCTTTCAGGCCCGAGACCTTCACCTTGGGATCGGTCTCGTCCACCACGACGGGATCCACGATGTAGGCGGGCTTGCCCGTCCCCGCCATCAGCTCGGCGGCAATGAGGGCGCCCAGGTTGGAGGCGTGCTCGCCCCGGGCGCCGGCCTTCAGATCCGCCAGCATGGCCGGTCCGACGTTCCAGGTGCCGTGGGGGATCGGGCGCAGCAGTCCGCCGCGGCCCGCGACGGCGTCGAGGTCGCCCAGGCCCAGGCCGCGGTCCGCCAGGAAGCCCAGGATCGCGTCCTTGCGGAAGGCGAACTGATCGGTGATGGGCCGCCCCTCGAAGGCTTTCAGCTCCTCGGCGGGGTGCTGAATCTCGTCGGTGAACCGCTCCTCGTCGCCTTCGTAGACGGAGGTCTTGGTGGAGGTGGAACCCGGGTTCAGCACCAGCACCCGGTGGCGGCGGAAGAAGGTGTCCTTCGGCGTGCGCTGCCACTCGCCGTAGGCGTGCAGCCGCATGACGGAGGCCTTCACCGCCAGGCGGATGTCCTCCGGCGTGCAGTCCATGGGCAGGTCCACGCCCTGGAACCACAGGCCGAACATCACCGGGAACTTCTTCGCGTCGGGGAAGCGGGTGGCATAGAGGTGGTACAGCAGGTTCCCCATGTCGAGGTTGGGGCAGACGATGACGTTGGGACCGCCTTCCCAGGGGAGCCCCTCCGCCTGGTAGAGGTCCGCGGAGCGGCGCGACAGGGCGACGCTCACCTTCACCTCGCCGCGGATCTGGATGCTGGCGTAGCGCGGGCTGTGGGCCACGCGCTCGGCCAGGATCCCGGGCACCAGGTCCGCCGCCTGGCGCACCAGTTCCGGGGAGGGGCCCTCGTCGCTGCCGCGGTTGGAGTAGGACACCATGGCGCAGCGGATCTCGGGCAGCACGTCCTCCGGGATCAGATCGCGGGCCACGGCGCAGGTGCCCACCGCCACTTCCGCCAGGGTCTGGGGCGTCATGCTGGCGTTGACGCCGACATCCCCGAACACCACGATGTTGTGGGCGTAGACCTCCTGCGGATGGTCGTCGGGCAGGACGAACACGCCGGCCTCGCAAGCGACGCTGCGCTGCGCGAGCAGATCCACCATGGGGCGGAAGAATGCCTTGGGCTCGTGGATGGCGCCGCCCACCACCATGTCGGCGTGCCCCCGCTTCACGGCCCAGATCCCGAACCGGCCGGGCTCGGAGACCAGCGCCCGCGCCTCGTCCAGGCTCAGGGCCCGATCGTGCTCCTCGCCGAAGGCGACGCAGGCCGCGGCGAATTCCTCCACCAGGTCGGGCCGCGACGCGGGGTCCACGAACGCGCTTTCGGAGAGGGTGTAGGCCAGCCGATCCTCGCCCAGGTGAGCCAAGTCCTTCACGGCCACGGCCCGCACCTCGGCTTCGGGCGCGAGGAAGACCGGACGGATGAACCGCCCCAGGAAGCACGCGGCTTCGATCGTGCGGGGATCCAGGGCTTCGGGGAACACCACCGTGGGGCGGTTCCGGGGCGCGGCCAGGAGACGGCTGTCGAGGGACGCTTCGATGTCAAACATGGGGCTCCAGGGGCTGGACAGGCCTACCAGCGGCGAGTCTATCAGGCGCTGAATTCCATTTTGCCGACTCGCCGGTCACATTCACCGGCCGCCCGCCTC comes from the Geothrix sp. 21YS21S-4 genome and includes:
- a CDS encoding HEAT repeat domain-containing protein codes for the protein MKQSSFELFLDRLDPTERTDQLAFFRLAGEEGLTAIEELAPRVQKVSCSPDLKRLVVEFSYYHPWPQWLPVLTRLLRHDKDLALFETGARAVGRMRTPASLAALKELALGRATAGFREAVETVLLEADPAEAFQHHFSRLLQGSAQPSEANEGAHQLAKLLTADSLEPLKSAAAHPDPLVFRHALRLLGQVPSDDAAGCLLDLFREAHREALEEREVRALFNAYRSLPRAEVLEKARQALALHQQERQPQAAADLASQEPERLPGALAAIRASEPGRLGMFLVDTVAAALEEKPAVLGRHLGQAGDSAVQRARRLDFTLDTAAQGLAALAVEGRIGREHLLEPFAESLRQATGHAGVAAALARLVSPSSEALLDLLLDLSDGALRSAALEVLGERKDPELRPALLKARKDAITDLADRSLWHLGQLPDPEGAARAFLADPEDLLMGLRFTAMHRLEALVPDLLALAATNSRETVLLAVLEALGAIGSTQAVEPLLELLHSGQAPRIQLGLAEALRNLGDPSAALALSGKAAELNISLLHAVAVEALVQAHGPHAPLPHDASGALLRAVHGGWADRHPWPLRRRIADALLSLHAADENLWPELSDLLQATLAKKHAPGEVALEDLVHLQSCARALAQLASA
- a CDS encoding S41 family peptidase: MSTFRASALAFVAFALVAQDRAPRFVSSPDVNGDRVVFTWEDDLWLGSLKGGPARRLTTHPGLETAARFSPDGKWIAFSAQYGGATEAYVMPAEGGAPKRLTWTGSVTVQGWSPDSRKIVFKSLGGYDFRPVERLFTVDLDGHEPEALAVPRGVQGTLAPDGQRLAYSTKGVVEYYWKRYKGGRHQDLWLADLKTGGFTKLTDYVGRNGAPIWAGDKVVFESDRGAGGITNLYAVDPATRAVEQLTDLKDFDIQQPSTDGRTVVFVQGGRLQALDLATKSVRPVPVTAASDGWKAAPRPLNPKDWIQSMSLVGGTAVFEARGEVFLLPTDASKPAKNLTQTPGTRERFSRLSPDGKRVAYFSDASGEYDLYVQPAEGGSAERIPTGLKTALYHLEWSPDGTKLLFGDKSFAIHVLDLATKKLTKVDEFHDLKNDQFTWEVSDYAWSPDSQWVAYSLVEPSRNGRIVLFNLATKQKVALTDGFYDCVDPRFDLDGSTLYFLSYSNFQTRLDPSQDNHIQPTPVQVMAVKLKAGDDKASAPFRIDVAGLSDRIAPLPVKAGNYFHLKAGRGMVGWDETEGWDDSVVEEFYAPRGAAKWKVHLYDVSAKKNPEAVLAEPVSDWTFDADGKRLLLRKGPDFHAGEAAAVFASKALPEKLDLERMTLTADPRAEWKQIFEDTWRWYRDFFWSPTMNGNDWEAIGAKFRAWLPELNSRQELNWLLSQMVGELNVSHTYVSGGDFGPARPAPSPVYTGLLGADFRAENGVYRFARVYGPTALARDLKAPLADGGPKVKEGEYLLAIDGKPLKAPEAVSARLQVIKGQKVTLTVNAKPTMEGARTVEVEPVVSDSSLRYERWVADNVAAVDKASHGQLGYMHITAMGDQNIGQFDKYWRAFRYKKGIVVDVRGNGGGWTEYFMIDKLERKQAGFNVLRGMGPFRYPGTASDGRYVFLTNEQNGSDGEAFLMHVKARNLGTIVGVPSWGGLVGIINTQFTLDGGRVEQSNNGFYGKEGQWWVENHGADPDLLVENDPASLMKGQDRQLETGIETLLKQLKENPTPSFPAIPTYPKR
- a CDS encoding 16S rRNA (uracil(1498)-N(3))-methyltransferase — translated: MNLVLLLPEDLIAPDRARLAGRRLRHVRDVHRAKAGNDLAVGVLGGRMGQGRVVHLNDEALELALELDREPPPKLPLTLVIAVPRPKVLNRVVAAAASLGAARIVLLNAWKVEKAYWASPRMKPENLCEQLILGLEQAKDTALPELRLARLFRPFVEDELPGLLDGGTALLAHPGGGGSVPGPLTGPVTLAIGPEGGWIDAEIKSLLEAGLRPLDLGPRILRTETALAALVGKLF
- a CDS encoding TfoX/Sxy family protein, coding for MAVSVSFRTYLLEQLGQVRPVTTRPMFGGLTFFVEGRAFALAAGDTLYFKVDDTNRPDFEAAGMGPFLPFGDPAKPMQYYELPAEVLEDPDQLAPWMAKAVAVAFRVKSKRKPRP
- a CDS encoding bifunctional enoyl-CoA hydratase/phosphate acetyltransferase; translated protein: MRIETLDDLLRAVKDRPRKRLAVAWANDAHTLEAVNAAVEAGLVEAILVGDQAVMEKVCAELGLPTERFRMVHVPVDTEAATRAVALIHSGEADLLMKGLLSTDKYMRAILNKEQGLLPPGAILSHVTVMEHPGHAKLLIAGDVAVIPEPELKEKVAILGYLVRTAKALGIATPKVAVLSATEQVQPKLRSSAEAALISKMAERGQITGALVDGPMALDGAIDPEAARIKGMGGPVAGDADCLLFPNLDSGNTFYKAGTKLGGAEIAAVVAGAKVPCVLSSRGDTAKTKLSSIALAALLA
- a CDS encoding nitroreductase, which encodes MKPLDAAAVDAAITGRRSIRAFLPTPVPKAVVEEILEVASRAPSGTNIQPWQVHVLMGATRQRLSDRILAIYADPAQLAQHEREYDYYPKEWTSPYLDRRRKVGWDLYGLLGIEKTDKARMHDQHGRNYRFFDAPVGLIFTIDRSLALGSWLDYGMFLQNIMVAARARGLDTCPQAAFTQFHRVIAEELALAPNQMVVCGMALGHADSDAVENTLVTERAPISEFARFHGE
- the buk gene encoding butyrate kinase, with translation MRLHAYGEWQRTPKDTFFRRHRVLVLNPGSTSTKTSVYEGDEERFTDEIQHPAEELKAFEGRPITDQFAFRKDAILGFLADRGLGLGDLDAVAGRGGLLRPIPHGTWNVGPAMLADLKAGARGEHASNLGALIAAELMAGTGKPAYIVDPVVVDETDPKVKVSGLKELPRRVVSHALNQIATARRYAEGRETFYERINVIVAHMGGGITVGAHRKGRYIDVNNGLDGEGPFSPQRSGTLPAGQLIDLCFSGKYTKGELKLLNKGRGGIIDLLGTADMREVERRVDAGDPEATLVWEALAYQVAKGITALLPAFDGEPVDAVLLTGGMARSSKLVAELRRLTAALGCEVQVYPGENEMAALAKGALRVLSGRETAQDYPPQEG